From the Deltaproteobacteria bacterium genome, the window ATGCATATACCGTATGCCGTCACCCTTGACAGTCCGATCCAATACGGTTTTGTCATACCTTTTTCCCGGCTGATAACCCTCCATCCATCGTCAGCGTTGTTGCGTTGATCCCTGCCGCACCCGGGGACAGGAGAAACAGAATCGCCTCTGCAACCTCTTCCTTATCAAGGGCTCGTCGGAGGGGAATCTGGTCGGTAGTTTGTGGATTCGCATCCAGAAAGATACGCCCACGGCCTGCCCGTACATAACCCAGGCGCAGAATCGCAGCGGTTATCCCTTTACTCGCCAACTCCAAACCGCAATTCCGATACATGGCCTCGGAAGCAAGTTTTGCCGCGGCATAGAAACCCTGTCCCGGCGCAGGCCTTTCGACGGCAGACGAGGAAAGGAAAATGAGCCTTCCCTCTTTCATGCGAATCATCCCTCTAGCGATCCGCTTCAAGAGAGCAGCC encodes:
- a CDS encoding SDR family oxidoreductase translates to MIKNKGEKRALLLGGTCDLALCLAPKLIKKKIMPILTWRDSGGKAKIDSSLSDFPDLYETVRFDLNDSSACQTAFNQDTEIFAFLVDFAQGDYESLIAGGDEDRIGAYFSENVAARAALLKRIARGMIRMKEGRLIFLSSSAVERPAPGQGFYAAAKLASEAMYRNCGLELASKGITAAILRLGYVRAGRGRIFLDANPQTTDQIPLRRALDKEEVAEAILFLLSPGAAGINATTLTMDGGLSAGKKV